The DNA segment acgaccctgagaccacaacctgaactgaaaccaagagtcagacacttaacctactacaccacccaggcgttcctacttaaaaaaaatattttaacacctatttttttatttgcattcaaaTTGTATTCCATTTATTGGTTGAATAAGTGCTTTCTATGTAACGTATTACACCACATCATTTATTTGCATACATTTTGCATAAGCCATAGTTTATGATTTTAGAATGGAAGAGTATTATTGGCACAAGATAGGAAATTCAAACAGTACAAACGAGCATGAAGTgaagttttttctctctctcttgaccTGAGAGTCCTCTGGGCCCACAGTTCCCCTGCTGAGGCTGCCACCGTTACCACTTTGATATGCATACTTCTAAGAATATTGTTTTGCATATCAAACATAAACACGAGTGCATAGACCCACCTGCTTACACACCGTGTTCACTGTACTCAtctacttttttcacttagcactgCGTCTTAGTACACGCTTACATTTAGATTAGCACGTTCTTTTCAGTAACTGCCCAGGATTCTGCTGTATATGTGTTATTACATATATACTTGATTTATTCAATCAGCCTCCTCAGTCTGTTGCTACCACAAATGATGCCACAACGGAATATCCTTGTATCTGTGGGGTAAGTTCTTAGAAATAACAACTGCTACGTCAAAAGGTATTGATAGTTTCAAATTGCTCTCTGCAGAGGTTTTAGTAGTTCAACAGGACAGAAGATTATCCGGGCTTTTTAAAGGTTTCTAGCTGCCGCAACCTGGAGTATAAGATAGAGTATCAGTTAAAGGGAAGACAGGTCCGTCCACACTACCGGGGACTAAAGGCTGTACTGTCCCCACTGAAGCTCGTTAAGACCCTGTGAAGAGGTACAGCGTGCACTACAGGGATTTAATGTAGCCGTCAGAAGGTCGGACAGACGAAGGTGACATGGGTGTGTCGGGTGCTGTTGAGCAGCCTTCAGTGACAACTGTGCTGTCCTtacttacttttgctttttttctaggaCCTTAGCATCCTGAGACATTTTGGATTCACAGCGCTCAAGGTTGACCCGGTCAGAGTTCATCATGTCAAAGTTAAAAAGCTCGGAGTCAGTCAGGGTGGTGGTTCGCTGTCGGCCCATGAATGGCAAGGAAAAGGCTGCTTCATATGATAAGGTGGTGGATGTGGATGTGAAGCTGGGGCAGGTGTCAGTGAAGAACCCCAAAGGAGTGGCCAATGAAATGCCCAAGACCTTCACCTTTGATGCAGTCTATGACTGGAATGCCAAGCAGTTTGAACTCTACGATGAGACATTCCGACCGCTCGTGGACTCCGTCTTGCAGGGTTTCAATGGGACGATTTTTGCCTATGGACAAACCGGGACTGGGAAAACCTACACGATGGAAGGAGTCCGTGGTGATCCTGAGAAAAGAGGGGTCATCCCTAACTCATTTGACCACATCTTCACCCATATCTCTCGGTCCCAGAATCAACAGTACCTGGTCAGGGCTTCTTACTTGGAGATCTACCAGGAGGAGATCCGAGATCTGCTCTCAAAGGATCAGACCAAAAGGCTAGAGCTCAAAGAGAGGCCTGACACTGGCGTGTACGTGAAAGACCTGTCTTCCTTTGTCACCAAGAGCGTGAAGGAAATAGAGCACGTGATGAACGTGGGGAACCAGAACCGCTCTGTCGGTGCTACCAACATGAACGAGCACAGTTCGCGCTCTCATGCGATTTTTGTAATCACCATTGAGTGCAGTGAGGTGGGCCTTGATGGAGAAAACCATATCCGTGTAGGGAAATTGAACCTGGTGGATCTTGCTGGCAGCGAACGGCAAGCCAAGACCGGTGCACAAGGAGAAAGACTGAAGGAGGCCACCAAGATCAACCTGTCCCTTTCAGCCTTAGGTAACGTCATCTCTGCCCTGGTGGACGGCAAAAGCACTCACATTCCATATCGGGACTCAAAGCTGACCAGGCTCCTCCAAGATTCTCTGGGTGGCAATGCTAAAACTGTGATGGTAGCCAACGTGGGCCCTGCCTCGTACAATGTAGAAGAGACTCTGACCACTCTGAGATATGCCAACCGTGCCAAAAACATTAAGAACAAGCCAAGGGTCAATGAGGACCCTAAAGATGCCCTCCTTCGAGAATTCCAGGAAGAGATTGCCCGGCTCAAGGCCCAGCTGGAAAAACGATCCATTGGCAGGAGGAAGAGGCGAGAGAAGCGGAGGGAAGGTGGCGGcagtggtgggggcggggaggaggaggaggaggagggagaagagggtgaggaggaaggggatgATAAGGATGATTACTGGCGGGAACAGCAAGAAAAACTGGAGATTGAGAAGCGGGCCATTGTAGAGGACCACAGCTTGGTTGCAGAGGAGAAGATGAGGTtgctgaaggagaaggagaagaagatggaGGACCTGCGGCGGGAGAAGGACGCCGCCGAGATGCTGGGCGCCAAAATCAAGGTACCACGGCCTTCCTCGGGCCTTTGTTCTCTCAGTGCTTTCCATTTTATCCAAAAAATGACAATGATGGATGATGTCCCTTTCagttttacattcccaacagccCCATGGGATCCAGTGTCCAGGAAACATTTGTTGAACTGAAATTAAAACCATTTCTTCAAGTTTATATTGAACTCCTAGGAAGAATAATTATTACATGTGTGCACGGTATGAAAAGCAGCAATAAAATGGACACCCACGGGCCCCACGGCCAGTGTGAGAAATAGAACGTAATCCATATCTTTACAAGctttgtgtccccctcccccagagctAGCCCTTGTTTTGAATTTGGTGtttattgtttcctgactttGCTTTACGGTTTTCTCATATACGTATatacctctaaaaaaaaagatagctccACATAATTTTGTAcctttgtataaatggaatcccACTGCTGCAGTTTGCTTTTACTTGCCCAGCCTTATGTAATGAGATTTGCCTAGGTTGATGCTTGCAGCTGTGATTCATTCTTTATTACTGCTCTGAGAAGTGAGTGGCATTCCATCCTCCGGATagtgggttgtttccattttttgctaCGTACGTTTTTGTACTTGGCTCCAGGAGAACATGGATGAGCAAGAATTTCTTACCTGGCGCCATCAGGTCCTCGGGTATGTGCAGCCCCAATTTTACTAGATAATCACAAGTTGTTTTCGGAGGTGGCCATATGAAGTGAAGCTTCTACCAGCACATATGAACTCTGGTTGCTCCTCGTTCTTACCAGCACTTAGGACTATCCGCTTTAATTTTCATATGCCTGATGtatataaagtggtatctcattgtgggttttgtttgtttgtttgtctgtttgttttcaagtaggctccatgcctagcgtggagcccaactcggggcttgaactcatgaccctgagaacaagacctgcgctgagatcaagagtcggacgcttacccaactgagccacccaggcgcccctcattgtggttttaatatgcaGTGCCCCAACCAtacaagatacagaacagttccattgCCCACAAATACTCCCTTGTAGtcagcctcctccctcagcctccaACCCCTGTGAGTCAGTGGCTGACTAGCATTCTAGAGCATGGAGACtcctgtgtattttctttctggtGCCAGTGTACTATTCCATCAGGTGCCTGGACTCTGGGCTGCCATAGGCCTTTACTGGCAGAGGAGAGGACAGAGCTAGTCCTGGCAATCTGGGGATGACCGCTGCCTGCCCACCAGCCAGAACGGCTCTGAGGTGTTGGGTTCTTTCTTAGTGAATTTATGAAAACTGATTTCGACGCTCAAACGTATCCTTGTTTATTAATTTAGAAATGACCAGTGATCTCTTTCTCGCCTCCACTTTCCCCACTGTATGAAGCTGTGCTTTATCTGTGGCTTCATGGCCGCCCTTTCACAGAGCTGGGTTCTATTTTACTTCAGAGGCAGGGGTCCGTTCCAGAGCTTTCAAGACCTGATGTGCAAATGGAGTCCTATACAACACAGTTAGGAGGTCACTTTGTTTCAGGGAGGAGCTTACTCTGGGATTCCTGAACGTCAGACGCCACTTCACCCCTCCACATTCCTGCACTTAAAGTGTAATGGAGTGTGCCCCTGTTTGATGAGCATGCTGGTTTTTAGGATCACATCTATTATTCAAGCCCAGGAACACCTAGACTCTCTAAACAACCTGGGTTATTTGGGCAACTCTCAGAGGTCAGGTGTGGCAAGACTCAATATTACCTCAAGGTCACTGAATCTCTTAGATGTTTTGTTTATGGGAGAATGATATTACTTCTGTCTCTCGAAATCTCTGGGTGCTGTAAAATCATaggacaaaaatattttacaactggaaagagtgtgtgtgtgggggtggggtgggggctggttaGTAATCCAGTCCAACCACTTCATTttgagagaagaggaaatgggcCCAAGGGCTCACTGAAAGATGGCAACAGGGCTACTATTCATGTTCATAAGTTTCTCAAAAGCAAGGTCGTGGAGTTTTTGGATTCTGTGCTTTTCAGGTGCAAATCATTCCCATGGCTTTAGCCACCATCTAAATGCTCAAGGTGTCCCATCTATTATAGCCAGCCCAGAGCTGTCTCCTAACATTCAAGCCTGATAGTCTCTGCCTACTGGACATTTCCAGAGATGGCCATGGCCACCCAGAACGTGTTcctgccttccttttcttttctttctttctttcttttcctgccttcctctttgcAGTCAAGCCAGACCCCTAGGAGTTATCCCTGCTAGCTATGCCTCCCTCTCACTTACCGCCCAGTCAGTCCCAAGGCCTCTGAATCCTGCGCCATTGGACTGGATCTCTTGGACCCATCCACTTTGCTGTCTCCCGCCATTACTGCCCTAGCGCAGGCCTGAATCCTCAAAACAGCCTCTTGGCTGGTCTCCTTCTGCCTGGCCTTCCCTTTTCCAGTCATCCTTCCTATGGTGGGTGAAGAATGTTTCTAAAGCACAAATCTGACTGTGTACCCTTATGCTCAAAGAACAGTCAGTACGATTCCTGCGGTTCTCAGATCAACTTTAGTTTCCCCTTAACAGGGCTTTGATGTTTTTGAACTGACCCCTGATTGCTTTGCCAACTTCATGTAGCACCACTTCCTATCCTACCCTCTCACAcacaatgtttttttcttttaagattttatttatttattagagagggagggcttgtgtgagcagggggaggggcagagggagaaggagagagagaatctcaagtagactgcACACTCAgcgctgagcctgatgtggggctcaatctcacgaccctgagatcatgacctgagccgacatcatGAGTTgaatgcttacccgactgagccacccaggcaccactgcatttttttttttcttagctaatTCCTATTTTTACTTCAGCACTCTTGAGACAGGAAGCTTTCCTTGATTCCCTCCAAAAGCCTGAATCCTCTCCCCTCCCGTATGCCTCTCCCATTATTCattatttctctgtcttttccttatGATGGTGTCTGACTCTGTAGCATAAGAGCCTGCTTATTTGTCTGTGGTCCACAGTGGAGTCTTCAGCTGTGTGATTCATATTCAGTTGCATTCCTAGTACCTAGCACGTGGGAGGTACTCAGTATGTTTTAAGTAAGGTCAATACTTTgtacatacaaacaaaaaaaaaatttttttttttaagaaagctgaAATTCCTATATGGCTGGGGAAGCTGTGTCTTCAGTGTTTCTAAGGTAAAGCCCCAGTGGAGCCACCTCAGTCCCAGCCTGGTGATGGTAAGGACGCTGCTGTGCACAATCTGTTTTCCCCCAGAGTTCACTCCTTTGGCTCAGTCCTAAGCTCATTATGTTTTACAGGCTGCCCTATGAGGAGGTATGTTCTGAGGGAGATCATTCACGAGATGGATTCTACTTTTTTCTCACTCAGGCCATGGAGAGTAAGCTGCTtgttggaggaaaaaatatagtAGATCATACAAATGAACAACAGAAAATCCTGGAGCAGAAACGGCAGGAAATTGCAGAGCAGGTAACTTTTCATTCCCTTTTGAGGAGAAGAGGGTGGGATAAGGTGCACCAATGCTACAGAGCAAATATCTCTTGTATTAGATTCTTCAGAGGGAATGAAAACAGGGTGTTCAGCCCCTTCCTAGTGGGAGACTTTGGTCTGGAGCACCCAGCTCTGTATTCTTGTACAGACATTGTCTCTGATGAACTGTGTGATGAATTATGCGATGAATTATGTGATGTTGCTCAGAAACGTCGAGAAAGAGAAATCCAGCAACAGATGGAAAGCAGAGACGAGGAGACCTTGGAACTTAAAGAGACGTACAGCTCATTGCAGCAAGAGGTGGACATCAAGACCAAAAAACTCAAGAAGGTATAAAGGAATGAGGCCAGGCAGAGGTGTCTTGAGacttgggggaagggaagaactCTGTTGTTTGGAGGGCTCCCCTCCTCACCTGCCTTTCCCCTCGGTTCCAGCTCTTCTCCAAGCTTCAGGCGGTGAAGGCAGAGATCCATGACCTCCAAGAAGAGCACATCAAGGAGCGTCAGGAGCTGGAACAGACTCAGAACGAGCTCACAAGGGAGCTGAAACTGAAGTAAGTTCTGGACCTTTCATGGCACCCCCAGCCACTTGCCAGGTGGTGGTTTGTTGAGTAAGAAATAGGTCTCTAAAGACAGGGCCCCTGCCTACTCCCCAccttgtctgttttttgtttattcttgagaaagtcactttctgtctctgggtcCCATCTGTTAGGTGAATGACTTCACCAGATGATCTCCAAATTTCCTTCCACCCTACTTGCTTGAAGTTTTTAAAGGCTCCAGCCTCTATTGATAAGAGGGAATCTATTATTAACTAGAATTTTCTGAAAGGTATAATGAACATCCAAATGCCCACCACCCAGATTCATTGATAAACAACCTTTTGTCATTTATCTTTcatagaaatattctaaaatctcatgtaatttttttttttaaagattttatttatttatttgacacagagatagagagcataagtaggcagagtggcaggcagagggagagggacaagcagactccccgctgagcagggaacctgatgcggggctcgatcccaggaccctgggatcacaacctgagccgaaggcagacgtttaactgactgagccacccaggcacccctaaaatctcATGTAATGTTAACCTCATGTTATCTCATTCCTGCATACTCACATACATGATCCTAATGCTGTTTTAAAACATGccttactgaggtataatttacataccatacaattcacctatttatttttacttatttatttatttttttattttttaaaagattttattcatccatttcaGACAGACAgagtcagcgagagagggaacacaagcagggggagtgggagagggagaagcaggcttcccgccaagcagggagcctgatgcggggctcgatcccagggctctgggatcatgacctgagccgaaggcagacgcttaacgactgagccacccaggcgccccacaattcaCCTATATAAATTAGTATACAAgtctgtgggcacctgggtggctcagttggttaagcatccaactcttgctttcagctcaggttgtaatctcagggttgtaagcccgagccctatgtcaggctccccactgggcatggagcctgcttaagattctttctccctctgcctctccccgccccctaaataaataaataaatgaatgaataaagtatacaagtcagttttaaaaatatgtatttacagGGTtataaaaccatcaccacaatctgattttttttaattattttttattttttaaagattttattaatttgacagagagagagagcacaagagcacaagcagggggagtggcaggcagagggaaggagaagcagactacctgctgagcaaggagctcaatgcgggacttgatctcaggaccctggaatcatgacctgagctgaaggcagaggtttaactgactgagacacccaggcgctgCTACTGCCatctgattttagaacatttttttgtgTCTCCCTGTCCACCCCCGCAAGGAAACCCTGTACTAGTTAGCAGTCATTCCTTATTACCCGCCACCCTTCAGCCCTAAGTACCtactaacctactttctgtctctgtaaatttgtctgttctggacatttcatataagtggaatcttaCGATATGTGGCCCtctgtgactggtttctttcgcTTAACATGATGCTTCCAAGGATcgtccatgttgtaacatgtcaggacttcattcttttttatggctgaatgatactggattttatggatataccacacattttattcatttatcagttgatggacatttgggttgtttccagtccTTGGCTATTacggataatgctgctatgaacgttcatgtacaagtttttagatgaatgtgttttcatttctccgggatatatacctaggagtggaattgcttaggtcatatggtaactctgtgtttgaCTTTTggaggaattgccaaactgttttccagaatggctgtatcattttacatttccaccaccaatttttccacatcctgtTGACACTTGTAACTGTCTGTcctttttattatagccatcctaatgggtgtgaagtagtatctcattgtggttttgatttgcatttctctaatgactaatgatagaATGTCTTTTTATGTGCTCTgaccatttgcatatcttctttggagaaatgtctgttcaaatcctctgcccattttaaaattgggtagtTTATTGggtctttttattattgtgttgtAAGAGTTCTTTCTGTATTCTAGAGacaagtctcttatcagatatgtgatttgcagatatcttctcgcattctatgggttgtcttttcactttctttatggcATTTTGTTTGCAGCACAAAGGATTTTAATTCTGAtatagtccaatttatctatattttcttttgtttaaacttttggtattgtatctaaatTTTCCTATTCTGGATATTACATATCAGTTTATAATGGAATAATGTGGCCATtggtggctggcttctttcacttagtgtagtGTTTTCAAGGGTAATACATGTAGCACatatcaataattcattctttttttatggttgaataatattgtATCATATGACTATACCgcattttatgtatccattcatcagttgatagacctttgggttgtttctattttttagctAATCTGAACAATACtgttgtgaacatttgtgtacaagttttattGTGGACTTATGTTTTCAATTCCCTTAGGTCATCTTAGAGTCTTAAAGTTTgaggtcttacatttagatctatgattcattttgagtaaatttttatatatggtctgTGGTAGGGTTCCAAgtgcattcttttgcatgtggatatccagttgtcgcagcaccatttgttgaaagggtCTTCTCTCGTTGTCTTTGCGCCCTTGTTGATCATAAATggaagggtttatttctgaactctcaatattgttccattgatctatttgcttgtctttatgccaataccacactgtcttgactaCTATAGCTgtgtagtaagtcttgaaatgaggaagtatgagtcctccaactttgttgttctttttcaagattgtttttggcTATATGGAGTTTCTTAcatttctgtatacattttaagatcatcttgtcaatttctgtgaaaaagccagctgggattttgatagggattgtgttgactTTAGAGATCCATTTGGAGAGTACTGTCATCTTAACAGTTAAGTGTTTTGATCCATTAACGTgggatgtctttttatttatttagatctttaatttctgtcaagaatgttttgtggttttcaataGACAAGTctttgcacttcttttgttaaatgtatacctaagttgtttgttgtttttttttgctattgtatatggaattgtttttcttaattttattttcagaatgtttATTGCTAGTGTGTAGAattacagttgatttttgtatacacAATGATATCTTTCGACCTAACAAAACTAATGTTGTTCCTTAGTATTATCTCAGGCCTTACCCATATTCAGATTTTATGGGTTTGCTCATATTAATATCCAGATAAAGACCACATATTGcatttggttattatttctcttcagcTTATTTTAATATGGAGcaatccctttttcttttaaaaactttttttgcaGTTGACTTACTGAAAAGCCAGGACAGCCTGTAGAAATATCTCACAGTCTGGATTTTAACTGAAAGCTAGTTCTGAAGCACtagttctcaaccttggctgcacacgGAAATCATATAAGGAGTTTTAAAAAGGCCCCACCCCGAAGATTTTGACTTATTGGTCCTTCAGCTTTAGCAGGCACCAAATCATCTGAAGGGCATATTAAGTACAGATTGCTGGTTCTCATACCAGAGAGTCTGATTCAGTTcatctgggatggagcctgagaatttaacatttctaacaaattctagTTGTTGCTCCTGCTGGTTCTGTGAACACATGGTCTCTCATGAGGTCTGGGCAAGATATTTTTCAGAACTCTGTAAGTAATATTAACGTGTAGCCTGGCTTCAGAATGACTGAGTTAATGGTTTCAACCAACAATAATTTGTctgaaattattatttcattaggggttgcaaaatactgtttttctctATCAGTCCTTCTACAACATtcactgagatttttcttttcttttcttttcttttttaagtaatttccacacccagtgtgaggcttgcactcacaaccctgagatcaagagtctcatgctctacagattgagccagccaggcacccctagctggaatttttctttaaagagctcTTCAGAGGGATTCTTTTAATGACCAAGTTTTAAATTTGGAAGGAGCCCTTATAATTAAATGTGTCCTCTTTCTAGGTATGTAcacctagaaaaaaaatcaaaacaaaatgtcgaaatattaataatagctatCTCTGGATAGTGAAATTATATGTAgttgtatttttcacatttcctaCTGTAAATAggacttttaaaatcagaaaaaaacaaatatatgtcataaaaataatttcttaaatgtttcaaACAAAATAAGTAGAAAGTTTCatctctctgaaatattttttccctagGGAAGCCATTTTCATTGTTATATCtcttatttatatcttttgaatGAACAGTGAGTCAGCCTCTTTCTCACGGTCAGTACCCTACACGTCTGTGGTATTTGTTGTGTGTCTTTCCCACGTTAACACCCCGTTGACATTGTTCTGTCCTGAGGTTTTGAAAGCGTGAATGCAGAGATGTGGCAGGGGACAGTAGTCACCATGGAGAGACACAATCCAGTGGGTTCCAGTTTCATTGTTCGCCATGTTCCCCAGCACTTCTCAGACTGAGACTCTTCTCAGGAATGGTCTTTATTCTCAGTGCTCTAAGGGACTGAAATCCACTCAGTCTTGCTCTTTGTCCTGGTGATTAGAGTGGGAAGTTTTCTAGCTTGGGCATCGATCCATGGGAAGAAGACCGTTTACCTTCTAATCTGTTTTCAGCATTTTGGAAGTTGATGCGCTGGGTTGGCAGTACCAGTGGCCCTCTAAGAGACACTTCAGTTAGCGCATTTTCACTCTGATATAGTCCAGGCATGGCCACTTTTCTTCACTCCGTTCTCCTCCTCAAGCTGCTTCTCCTTGGGCAGAAGTGACCTCCCTAGAGTCCTAGGGCAGCCCACCATTGCCACCTGTCATATCTAAGAGGGCCACACCATTACCTCTCTGTCTCAGGCGACCAAGTGTCATTCCTGTGTGTACCCTAACTCTCTGCCTGGTGGTCGGCCCACAGTGCCTGCCCGCTAAGTGTTTGCTGAGCGGCCTGACTCTTACGTGATGACTCCGTGTGTAGGATAGCCTGTGCCCCAGCTGTCTTCTTTGTCCACCTGTGTTCACTCATGTGTGTGCTCTTACAGGCATCTTATTATAGAAAACTTTATCCCtctggaagaaaaaagtaaaattatgaatAGATCCTTCTTTGATGAAGAGGAAGATCATTGGAAATTACATCCTATAACCAGACTGGAGTAAGTCACTATTGATTttaaggtggggaggaggggaaaaatgtGGGAAAGCTGGACTTGGCCCAAGGGGTATGGTAGGAATTGGGGGACTATCACAGTGAATTCATGACCTTTCCCAAGTTCCTGCATTTGCGCTTCCTCAGCTGTCAAGTGAAGCATGCTAGGCCAAAGGAGGGGCAGTACCTAGATAGATGTCATATTGTATGGCAATCTGACACAGCGTTGAGGAGGACTTCCAGTCTGTGTCTGGGGTCTGCCAAGGATGTGGGGATGGGGAATATTGACATTTGTGCTTCACGCCTGCCACCTAAGAATGGGATGATGACTCTGATCCTTTTCAATTTAAGAGCTGTATGATGTTCACATTCGAATCAGAACGCAACTCAAACAGAAAATATAAGCAGTTCCTGCCCCATTTGCAAGGCAGCCCTCAGTCCAGGGAGTTACTAGGTTTAGGTTCTAGTTAAATAGGCTCAGTGTCTTCTGAGAGCTGGTTCCACAGGACGATCCTGGGACTGCGGAACACACTCCAGCCAGGGCTTTAACCACTGCAGTCCATTTCCAGGAATCAGCAGATGATGAAGCGGCCAGTCTCAGCTGTGGGATATAAGAGACCGTTGAGCCAACACGCAAGAATGTCCATGATGATTCGTCCAGAGGCCCGATATAGGGTGAGAAGATCATCCTTgtgtttctctcctcttttcaagGAGGTTAGGTTTATGTAAACCCTCAGGCACCATTCCGCAAAGTCACAGAGTTTGTATCCTGCCTCTTTCCAGAGGTTCCTGAGGACATTtatattaacataacaattataacaaataataaatatactaaGTAAATAACaatagaaagaacaaataattatgaataaGAA comes from the Zalophus californianus isolate mZalCal1 chromosome 8, mZalCal1.pri.v2, whole genome shotgun sequence genome and includes:
- the KIF3B gene encoding kinesin-like protein KIF3B — encoded protein: MSKLKSSESVRVVVRCRPMNGKEKAASYDKVVDVDVKLGQVSVKNPKGVANEMPKTFTFDAVYDWNAKQFELYDETFRPLVDSVLQGFNGTIFAYGQTGTGKTYTMEGVRGDPEKRGVIPNSFDHIFTHISRSQNQQYLVRASYLEIYQEEIRDLLSKDQTKRLELKERPDTGVYVKDLSSFVTKSVKEIEHVMNVGNQNRSVGATNMNEHSSRSHAIFVITIECSEVGLDGENHIRVGKLNLVDLAGSERQAKTGAQGERLKEATKINLSLSALGNVISALVDGKSTHIPYRDSKLTRLLQDSLGGNAKTVMVANVGPASYNVEETLTTLRYANRAKNIKNKPRVNEDPKDALLREFQEEIARLKAQLEKRSIGRRKRREKRREGGGSGGGGEEEEEEGEEGEEEGDDKDDYWREQQEKLEIEKRAIVEDHSLVAEEKMRLLKEKEKKMEDLRREKDAAEMLGAKIKAMESKLLVGGKNIVDHTNEQQKILEQKRQEIAEQKRREREIQQQMESRDEETLELKETYSSLQQEVDIKTKKLKKLFSKLQAVKAEIHDLQEEHIKERQELEQTQNELTRELKLKHLIIENFIPLEEKSKIMNRSFFDEEEDHWKLHPITRLENQQMMKRPVSAVGYKRPLSQHARMSMMIRPEARYRAENIVLLELDMPSRTTRDYEGPAIAPKVQAALDAALQDEDEIQVDASSFESTTNKKSKARPKSGRKSGPSSSSSGTPASQLYPQSRGLVPK